The genomic stretch GTAAGCAGTCGCTGCCATAGCGGATGGGGGCTTATCTTTCTGATTATTGGTGGCATCTATCTGGCCAAAAATGTGTTGAATATTCCCGTTGAGATTTATCCCTATATCTGGCCGGTGCTGATTATGCTTATCGGACTGATGTTGATTTTCAGACCGCGCAGGAGTAAAAGATTTTGTGATCGTGACCATTGGATGAACCGATACAGATGGTATCATCCGCAGGCAGACCAGCAACCCACCGGTCAGTCCGGCGAAGCCACAGATTGGTTTGATACAACGGCTGTGTTTTGTAGTATGCGCAGAAAAATTATTTCCAAACATTTCAAAGGAGGTGATGTAATAAGTTGTTTTGGTGGTGTGGAAATTGATCTCACACAGGCGGATGTGCAGGGCAATGCCATCATTGATGCTTCCGTGATAGTTGGTGGTTTGCGGTTGTTTGTGCCTGCTAGCTGGGATGTGCGAGTTAATATGACCAATGTGATAGGTGGTGTGGACGACAGGAGAGAAGTGGCAGGCATCATGCCGGATCCCAACAAAACCCTTACGCTTACCGGTGCAGTGGTGATGGGTGGTGTGGAGATCAGAAGTTTTCCGACATAATGATGTCAATTATTTTATTCCTTCCACATGTTTGTCGTTTAAAATATTTTCTCATGAAATGGTTTATTGCTAAATTGGTTTATCAAATCGTGATAGGCAATGGCCAGCATAAAGCACAATTTGAAGAACAGCTTCGTTTGATTGCTGCCAGTCATCAGCATGAGGCCTGTCAGAAAGCTCGTCAGATAGGTAAATCTGAAGAGCAGGAATTTGAAAATATTCATCATCAGATTGTTCGCTGGCAATTTCTGGATGTGAGTGAACTATACCCGGTTGAAGAAATTGAAGATGGCATGCAGCTTTATTCGCATATTGAAGAGCCCGATTTCCCGGATAATTATCTGAAGCTGTTAAAGCACAAATCAACTTCCATTGATTTGAACATGATTATTCAGGATGAAGAAATATGATGCCGTATGGGCATACTTGGTCATCTTTTTACCCACACACCTCAGCAACGGAAATCGGCATTGCCGCTCTTTGTATATATTTTTATAGGATGGATGATATGGGCGTTGCTCTGTGGATGGATGCTGACCCGGTATTATGATTTATCTGTTCAGCAGGCGTTTGCAGACAGTGTAGTTTCGCATCTGCTGGCATTTCTGATGTTGCTTTTTTTGTCGCGCATTTTGTTTTTCTTTTATCCGCAAAGCTTTCATTTTTTCATCATCTGCGGTGCGGTTTGTATTACAGCTGCGCTGTTTACCCTTACAGATGAATGGTTATTGCGATTCGTCATGCCCGATCTTTTATCGGATACATGGTTGCATCAGAGTGAACCGGTACGGTTTGGTTTTATGCTGATCATCAGCCTCAGTGTATCTATGTTAAGCATGCAGCATGCCAGGCGTATGGATGAATATTCCCATCGCATGCGGGAAGAAGAAATCCGGAAACTTGCCCGCGATGCTGAATTATATAAACTAGAACAACAGCTGCAGCCTCATTTTTTATTTAATTGCCTGAATTCAGTTTATGCATTGATTGGTAAGCATCCCGAACAAGCCCGGCAAATGGTGATTCAGCTGGCTGATTTCCTGCGTGGCACTTTGCGGAAGGAACAGAAACCATTGTTAAGTCTGGAAGAAGAGTTGAAACAAATTCAGTTGTATCTGAGTATTGAAAAAATTCGTTTTGGACATCGGCTTACTCCTGTGCTCGATATTCCGGAAGATACTTTATCCTGCCAATTACCTGCTTTGTTGTTGCAGCCCTTGCTAGAGAACGCTATAAAATTCGGATTGTATGGAAATGCTGATCATGTGGAAATCCGCATAGAAGCCCGTCGGCTGTCCGGACAGCTGATGATTACTATCAGCAATCCGTTTGATGAAACCCTGCTCGATCAGTCGGGCACGGGCTTTGGTTTAAAATCGGTAAGTCGCAGGTTGTATTTGATTTATGGCATGCATGATCTGCTAAAAACTCAGTCAACGGATCATCAATTCAGTGTTACCTGTTTAATTCCGCAACTCACATGAAACGTGTTATCATTATTGATGATGAACAACTCGCTCGGGATGTTATTCTGGAATATCTCGAAGATTATCCGGATTGTGAAGTGATGGCACAATGTGAAAATGGTTTTGAAGGATTGAAGGCTATTCAGGCGCACCATCCCGATTTGGTATTTCTGGATATTCAGATGCCGCATCTGAATGGTTTTGAAATGCTAGAACTCTGCGAGGATCCGCCACCCGTTATTTTTACCACAGCCTATGATGAATATGCCATTCGTGCTTTTGAAGCCAATGCGCTCGATTATCTGCTGAAACCTTTTTCCAGAGATCGTTTTCAGAAAGCTATTGAAAAATGGCAAAGACTGATGGCACAACCTGCTGCATTCAGGCATGCAACGATGGCTGACCATGCATTGCTTGCAGGCAGCTATCATTCTCCTCTTCAACGCATTGTAGTAAAAAAATCAGATCAGATAAAAATCATTCCCGTTTCTGCTATCTGGTACCTGGAAGCAGCCGATGATTATGTGAAAATTCATACAGCAGAAGGATATTATCTGAAAAATGCTACGATGCAATATTATGAAAACCATTTGCCTGCTGATCAGTTTATTCGTGTGCATCGCTCTTTCATTGTGGCCATTTCCCAGATCAGCAGCCTTCATTTTTCCGAACGAGAAGGACAATGGATCAGATTAGGTTCGGGTAAGGCAATTCCCGTGAGCAAACAAGGTTATCAGAAACTGAAATCTGTGCTTGATATTTAGAAAGCGCAGGCTATGCAATGATTTTTCAGAAATCAGGATTCTGCATTCTTATCTGGCTTTTTCCGAGTAGTGGCTTTCTGGATAGATGATTCGGTATTTTCCTGTGTGTATAAATGAATGGCTTCGCTGATTTTCCGCATGGCCAGTGCCAGATGATTATCAATTGTGTTCACGGAAATGTGAAGAATTTCTGCTACATCTTTGTTGCGAAAACCTTCTTCCCGGATGAGTTTAAATACCATTTTGCATTTAAGCGGAAGTTTATCAATGGCATCCTGAATACGGCCGATCATCTCGGATGATATCAGCAGCTGGGCAGGATCTGGTTCCAGCGGGGACAGCCTGATATCCACTTCATCCCAGGAAAGAGTATGGATTTTCTTTTGCTGTTGCAGAAAATTCAGTGCAGCATTGCGCACGGCAACAAAAATATAGACTTTGAGATTTCTGATTTTTCTCAGATGATCACCTTTTTGCCATACTCGCATCAGCACATCATATACCAACTCCTTTGCATCTTCTTCATCCGAAATCCAGTGCATACAGAAACGCAGTGCCGGTACATAAAAATGTTTGTTCAGGAAACGATAGGCTCCTTCTGCATCATGATGTTCCCAAAACCGCAGATAATCGCGTAAAATTTCTTCGTGCATCATGGAGTTGGTAGTGGGTTTTTTCAAGGTGAAGTTAAAAATTTTTTAAAACCAAATAGTAGAATCTGAAGATTTTTCTGTCTATATAAGAAACAGCGCTGCAATATTACCTGTTCATGCGGATGGAAGAACGAATCTGGATATTGATCGGAAAGAAGTTTTCTTCTTCACTCACAGAGGCTGAAGAAGAAGAGCTGAACAGATTGTTGCCTCAATATCCCGAGGCACAATACACGATGGAGGTTTTGCAATCATGCTGGAAAGTTCGTTCTGACGCCGATAAATTGCAGCAAGATGATGTGTTTCAGCCTGCAGAAGATGCAGATGCATTATTTCAATATAGCATAAAAAAGCGGGGGAGCCGAAAGGTTGACTGGATGGGCGTGGGGATGATGTTGCTGCTCATGCTGGTGGGATTCTGGATTTATCGTGACCTTATTGTGCCTTTATCAGAGCCTGTAACATCGGTGGCTGTTAACCATGCCGGCAGCAATCAGATCATTACGCGGTTTGGCTCCAGGACACATGTGGTATTGCCCGATGGCAGCCAGGTATGGCTCAATGCAGGTTCTGTGTTAAGCTATGCGGAAGACCTGGCCCAGGCTGCTGTGCGTGAGGTCAACCTACAGGGCGAGGCTTATTTTGACATCCATCATGATGAAGCACATCCCTTTGTGATCCATACAGCTGATATGGATATCCGAGATCTTGGTACTGTATTTAATGTAAAAGCCTATCCGAATGATCCGGTTACAGAAGCTACATTGATTTCAGGAGCAATTGAAATCATCCTGAAACAAAACGATCAGCATGTACGGCTGAAGCCCCGTGAAAAGCTGGTTTGGTATAAAGCCAAAGATAGCATAGCGTTTCATCCTGCTTTCAGGGCCGATTCCATACAACATGCCCTGCATTATGTGGTACAGGAAATTTATCCCGATAAAAAATATAAACTCTATCCCGAAACCGCATGGCTGGAAAATAAACTGATTTTTGAAAATGAATCATTTGCGGAATTGGCGCGGGAAATGGAAAGAAGATATGCCGTCCAGATTCATATATGTTGTGAAGATATTGCCAATACACCGCTCACTGGTTCCTTTACCGATGAAACTTTGCAGCAGGCATTGGATGAACTGAGGCTTATAGCTCATTTTTCATATCAAATTAAAGATCATGAAGTATTCATTTTTCACCAGGATCAGCAAGATGGGAATTGACAGCAGCTGATAATAAAATAACAGGAAATGTAGACACATTTCCTGCTGTGATCGGTCATAAAACCCATCCGAAACGGACAGGTATTTTATTATTTAACCAATAAACAACACTAAGGTATGAAAAGTTATGCATACTATCAGCTTTTATTTTCCAAACCATGGAAAAAAATTTCCCTGATCATGCGAATAACTACGGTGTTGATGCTGATTTTGTTTCTTCAGGTATCTGCGAGGAGCTATTCGCAAAATGAACGCACATTCAGTTTTGATTTTAACTCAATACGGCTGGGGAAAGCGTTGATCCTTATTGAAAAGCAAAGTCAGTATCGTTTTCTGTACAACAACAAGGTGGTAGAAGCCGGCCTTCACGTAAATCTTCAGGTAAAAGATGCTTCGATTGATGAAGTATTGCATCAGATTATTCCGGAGGGATTAACGTATCAGATTTTACCGAATCATGTGGTGGTCATTTTGCCTGCAGGTGAGCATGTGCAGGTGGTACGGGTGAGCGGAGTGGTGCGCGACAGTGCAGGGCATCCACTGGCTGGTGTTACGGTGAAGATCAAAGGAACCAGTACAGGCACGGTAACAGATGCCGAAGGACGTTTCAGCATCGAAGCGCCCGATCAGAATGCCGTATTGGTATTTACCTATGTGGGTTATCAGACAATGGAAGTGCCGGTAAGCTCCTATACAGCCGGTCAGGAGTTGGCCATTACCCTGCATCAGATGACCAGCGCATTGAATGAACTGGTGGTGGTAGGATATGGTACGCAAAGGAGGAGTGATATAACAGGATCGGTTACTTCGGTACCTGAATATCGTTTATCTGCCCAGGTCCCGTACACCAACGTACTGCAGCTCATGGAAGGTAGTGTGGCAGGTATGCAGGTAAGTCAACCATCAGCAGCACCCGGACGCTCAGCAAATATTCTGGTAAGGGGAGTGAACAGCATAAATGCCAGTACAAGCCCGCTTGTGGTTGTGGATGGTGTACCTTTTTCCGGTGCAAGCAATGATATCAATCCGAATGATATTGCTTCGATTGAAATTCTGAAAGATGCTTCAGCTATGGCTATTTATGGAGCTCGTGGGGCAAATGGCGTTATTTTGATAACAACCAAAAGAGGGGCAACAGGTAAGCCTGTCATTCATTATAATGTGTATGGCGGACTTGAATTCATGGCACATGAGCTCACTCCAATGAATGGCCCGGAATATATCCAGAAAAATATTACATACGCACAACAAGCCGGTTTAAATCCTATTGATACTGTCAGAAATGCTTCTGAAAAACCTAACTATTATGCAGGACGAACAACCGATTGGATTAAAGAAGTTTCACAACAAGGATACATCCATAATCACAACCTGAGTATTTCCGGTGGAAATGAATATATTCATTATTATCTTTCCGGTGAATTGCTAAAGGAGATAGGTATACTCAAAGGCTATCAGTATCATCGGGCATCAGTAAGAGCAAATATTGATGCCAATATTACTCCATGGCTAACAATCGGAACTTCTTCATATTATACATCCAATAATTATGATGGTGGTCATGTCAATTTAACACTTGCTGAGCGGCAAAGCCCTTACGGTCAGGAATACAATCCAGATGGAACGTATGCCATTTATCCCATGTATCCTGTAGGCATCTTATTCCCCAACCCGTTGCTTGGACTTTATGAACCTGTAATTAACAGAGCGAACAATCTAACCGGGAATTTTTTTCTCCAGATCAAACCTTTTATCAAAGGTTTGCAGTACAAACTAAATGGTAGCTATTCTTATATGCCCAGCCGATATGATGATTATACTGGTAGAAATATGGGAGATCAGATTGGTACTGCGCATGTGAATAACAGTGAAAGCAAAAGCTGGCTGGTAGAAAATATTCTTACCTATAATCGTGATTTTGGAAAGCATCATGTTGATCTAACGGCAGTATATAGTGCACAAAAAGATCAAAATTTTTATTCCAATATTACAGGTCAGAATTTTGTAAATGATCAGCTTAGTTTTAATAACATTGGAGCGGCCAAAGTCATCACAGCCTCTTCCGGTTATTCAGCCTCTACGATTCTTTCACAGCTGATTCGGTTGAATTATAATTTCTCGAATAAATATTTGTTTACTTTCACTACCCGTCGGGATGGATATTCGGGACTGGGAAGTGAAACCAGCAAGCATGGGGTGTTCCCGTCGGTAGCAGTTGGATGGAATATTGCTGACGAAAAATTCATGAAGCCGGTTAGGGCCGTTAATGCATTGAAATTAAGAATATCGTATGGTACAACCGGAAAATCTTCTATCAGCCCATATCAAACGCTTACTACGCAAGGAGTTGTACAATATGTGTTTGACGGAGTTACTACCATTGGATTTCTGGCAAGCAACCTTGGTAATTCGAAGTTAAAATGGGAAACTACCACTGGTACAAGTATTGGTGTGGATTTCAGCTTGTTGAATTTCCGGTTAAATGGTACCATTGAAGTGTATAAAAACAAAACCAATAATCTGTTGCTCCGTAGGCAGATTCCCATTATTACCGGTTATTCTTCAATATGGGATAATATTGGCAAACTTCAGAATAAAGGACTTGATATAACCCTGAATACAGTCAACATCCAAACTCATCGATTCAAATGGGAAACCAATCTAAACATATCCATCAACCGAAATAAGCTTCTCCAGCTATATGGTGATAATAAAGATGATATTGGAAACAGGTGGTTTTTGGGTAAGTCACTGTATGCAGTTTATGATTACAAGATGATTGGTGTATGGCAGGTAGGAGAAAATCATGATGTAGATCCTTCAGCTAAACCAGGGTATTTGAAATTTGCTGATATAAATGGAGATGGAGTTATTAACTCTTCAGATCGGGTATATCTTGGCACAAGTCTGCCGAAGTGGACCGGAGGAATGATCAATACTTTTCATTATGGTCAGTTCTCCCTGAGTGTATTTGTACAAACCTTTCAGGGAGCTTTGAAAAACAATCCAACCCTTGATTGGGCTGATCAGGCTTATGTCTACAATTTGCCTAGGGATGTAGGATACTGGACAGCAGAAAATAAAAGCAACACTCGTCCTTCCCTGGTTTATTCCAACCCACGTGGTTATGGTTATCCGAGCAAGGACAATTTCACCAGAATTAAGGATGTGACGCTGAGTTATACATTTACAAGCCGGATGCTTCAAAACTGGCATTTACATGATCTGATGGTATATTTAAGTGGGAGGAATCTTCACACGTTTACCAAGTGGATTGGGTGGGATCCGGAAACGCAAAATGATGGTGGATCCGGCTATAACCCCTATGACTATCCTCAGGTCACTTATTTTATACTTGGTATCAATATCGGATTGTAAAACCAAAAAAGAATTTGCTATGAAAAGACTAATCATATATGTACTTGTTCCCTGCAGCATATTTCTCATGAACGCCTGCAGCAAAAGTTTTCTGGATGAGCATCTGGTGTCAACGTATGCTCCGCAGAATACACTGAAAGATTCGCTTGGATTTGATGCAGCTATTGTAGGACTGATGAATCTGGTCAGAACGCAGTATA from Thermoflavifilum aggregans encodes the following:
- a CDS encoding TonB-dependent receptor, producing the protein MRITTVLMLILFLQVSARSYSQNERTFSFDFNSIRLGKALILIEKQSQYRFLYNNKVVEAGLHVNLQVKDASIDEVLHQIIPEGLTYQILPNHVVVILPAGEHVQVVRVSGVVRDSAGHPLAGVTVKIKGTSTGTVTDAEGRFSIEAPDQNAVLVFTYVGYQTMEVPVSSYTAGQELAITLHQMTSALNELVVVGYGTQRRSDITGSVTSVPEYRLSAQVPYTNVLQLMEGSVAGMQVSQPSAAPGRSANILVRGVNSINASTSPLVVVDGVPFSGASNDINPNDIASIEILKDASAMAIYGARGANGVILITTKRGATGKPVIHYNVYGGLEFMAHELTPMNGPEYIQKNITYAQQAGLNPIDTVRNASEKPNYYAGRTTDWIKEVSQQGYIHNHNLSISGGNEYIHYYLSGELLKEIGILKGYQYHRASVRANIDANITPWLTIGTSSYYTSNNYDGGHVNLTLAERQSPYGQEYNPDGTYAIYPMYPVGILFPNPLLGLYEPVINRANNLTGNFFLQIKPFIKGLQYKLNGSYSYMPSRYDDYTGRNMGDQIGTAHVNNSESKSWLVENILTYNRDFGKHHVDLTAVYSAQKDQNFYSNITGQNFVNDQLSFNNIGAAKVITASSGYSASTILSQLIRLNYNFSNKYLFTFTTRRDGYSGLGSETSKHGVFPSVAVGWNIADEKFMKPVRAVNALKLRISYGTTGKSSISPYQTLTTQGVVQYVFDGVTTIGFLASNLGNSKLKWETTTGTSIGVDFSLLNFRLNGTIEVYKNKTNNLLLRRQIPIITGYSSIWDNIGKLQNKGLDITLNTVNIQTHRFKWETNLNISINRNKLLQLYGDNKDDIGNRWFLGKSLYAVYDYKMIGVWQVGENHDVDPSAKPGYLKFADINGDGVINSSDRVYLGTSLPKWTGGMINTFHYGQFSLSVFVQTFQGALKNNPTLDWADQAYVYNLPRDVGYWTAENKSNTRPSLVYSNPRGYGYPSKDNFTRIKDVTLSYTFTSRMLQNWHLHDLMVYLSGRNLHTFTKWIGWDPETQNDGGSGYNPYDYPQVTYFILGINIGL
- a CDS encoding LiaF transmembrane domain-containing protein; translation: MENSSSQYPGREPQFPEWMQDWEKHHHTRRRWGGLIIFITGMFFLLQQLHLPIPAWILSWPMYLIILGILFLVSSRCHSGWGLIFLIIGGIYLAKNVLNIPVEIYPYIWPVLIMLIGLMLIFRPRRSKRFCDRDHWMNRYRWYHPQADQQPTGQSGEATDWFDTTAVFCSMRRKIISKHFKGGDVISCFGGVEIDLTQADVQGNAIIDASVIVGGLRLFVPASWDVRVNMTNVIGGVDDRREVAGIMPDPNKTLTLTGAVVMGGVEIRSFPT
- a CDS encoding FecR family protein, with amino-acid sequence MRMEERIWILIGKKFSSSLTEAEEEELNRLLPQYPEAQYTMEVLQSCWKVRSDADKLQQDDVFQPAEDADALFQYSIKKRGSRKVDWMGVGMMLLLMLVGFWIYRDLIVPLSEPVTSVAVNHAGSNQIITRFGSRTHVVLPDGSQVWLNAGSVLSYAEDLAQAAVREVNLQGEAYFDIHHDEAHPFVIHTADMDIRDLGTVFNVKAYPNDPVTEATLISGAIEIILKQNDQHVRLKPREKLVWYKAKDSIAFHPAFRADSIQHALHYVVQEIYPDKKYKLYPETAWLENKLIFENESFAELAREMERRYAVQIHICCEDIANTPLTGSFTDETLQQALDELRLIAHFSYQIKDHEVFIFHQDQQDGN
- a CDS encoding LytR/AlgR family response regulator transcription factor, which translates into the protein MKRVIIIDDEQLARDVILEYLEDYPDCEVMAQCENGFEGLKAIQAHHPDLVFLDIQMPHLNGFEMLELCEDPPPVIFTTAYDEYAIRAFEANALDYLLKPFSRDRFQKAIEKWQRLMAQPAAFRHATMADHALLAGSYHSPLQRIVVKKSDQIKIIPVSAIWYLEAADDYVKIHTAEGYYLKNATMQYYENHLPADQFIRVHRSFIVAISQISSLHFSEREGQWIRLGSGKAIPVSKQGYQKLKSVLDI
- a CDS encoding sensor histidine kinase; amino-acid sequence: MGILGHLFTHTPQQRKSALPLFVYIFIGWMIWALLCGWMLTRYYDLSVQQAFADSVVSHLLAFLMLLFLSRILFFFYPQSFHFFIICGAVCITAALFTLTDEWLLRFVMPDLLSDTWLHQSEPVRFGFMLIISLSVSMLSMQHARRMDEYSHRMREEEIRKLARDAELYKLEQQLQPHFLFNCLNSVYALIGKHPEQARQMVIQLADFLRGTLRKEQKPLLSLEEELKQIQLYLSIEKIRFGHRLTPVLDIPEDTLSCQLPALLLQPLLENAIKFGLYGNADHVEIRIEARRLSGQLMITISNPFDETLLDQSGTGFGLKSVSRRLYLIYGMHDLLKTQSTDHQFSVTCLIPQLT
- a CDS encoding sigma-70 family RNA polymerase sigma factor, translating into MKKPTTNSMMHEEILRDYLRFWEHHDAEGAYRFLNKHFYVPALRFCMHWISDEEDAKELVYDVLMRVWQKGDHLRKIRNLKVYIFVAVRNAALNFLQQQKKIHTLSWDEVDIRLSPLEPDPAQLLISSEMIGRIQDAIDKLPLKCKMVFKLIREEGFRNKDVAEILHISVNTIDNHLALAMRKISEAIHLYTQENTESSIQKATTRKKPDKNAES
- a CDS encoding DUF4288 domain-containing protein; amino-acid sequence: MKWFIAKLVYQIVIGNGQHKAQFEEQLRLIAASHQHEACQKARQIGKSEEQEFENIHHQIVRWQFLDVSELYPVEEIEDGMQLYSHIEEPDFPDNYLKLLKHKSTSIDLNMIIQDEEI